Part of the Companilactobacillus zhachilii genome is shown below.
TCTGATAAAGTTATTAAGGCTTTGAAAGTTAACTTCAGTGCGGAACAATTAGACAATTCGTTAGTGATTCCATACTACATTGGGGCGCATAGTTTTATTAATTCAAGTTCTTCCGGATTCCAAGCATCATTTGGTAATGCAATATCGAGTGGTAACGGTAGTTCATCAAGTGTATCTGGTGGGTCAGGTGGTTTCTCTGGCGGATCATCAGGCGGATTTGGTGGAGGTTCCGGTGGTGGAGCTTTCTAAATTAGAGTAAAAAAATAGGCTGAGAAATTTCTCAGTCTATTTTTGTATCTTCAATTAAGCGTGACGACGTTTGAAGTAAACAGTACCTAGTAGAACAACTAGACCAATCAAACTTGTAGCTAAACCAGATTTTGAACCAGTTTGTGGAAGTGTGTTGTTTGTGTTAGTTGAGTTGTTGTTACCGGGGTAAGTGATAATTCCACCATTATTGTTGTTATTACCATTGTTATTTGAACCAGGGTGGTTTGGATCGACAATTATGCCACCGCCGTTATTGTTATCTTCATTGCCATTGTTGTTATCTTCGTTACCGCCGTTGTCGCCATTACCATCAACATCAGGATTGCCTTCGTTGTCTTCTTCATTATCATCTTTTTCGTCAATGTCAGGGTCTTCAGGATCGGTAGTATTACCACCGCCACCGGACTCTTCAGTACGTGAGTCAACAGCTTGAATAGTTTGGATATCTTGTTCACCAGATTCGATTGTGAAGTAAAGTTTATCTTTATTGATTTCATAACCGTTTGGAGCACTAGTTTCTACAAAATAGTAATCACCAGGTTTTAAACCATCGATGGTAATCATACCATTTTCATCAGTAACTTTTTTTTCTACAAATTCGCCCGCAGCTGTATATAAGGAATATTCAGCGCCGGGAACACCAGTTGACATATCTTTCTCATCAACTTTATGTAGTTTGACAAAGTATGAATCGTCAAACACTAAATCTTCATCTTTAGTATTTTCAAAGGTAATTAAATCAGGCGTAAAACTCCCGTCTTCGTTATTATCTCCAATTGTAACTGTATGAATTGTATCAGATAATTCATAACCTGCAGGAGCATCAATTTCTTGAATAGTATATGTTCCTTGCTTGAGATTATACATATGTCCGATACCCAAATTGTCAGTCGTGATAGTTCCAACTTCATTACCGTCTGAATCTTTAACGATAAATTTTGCGCCAGCTAGACGATATTGGGTATCTTTATCGACCTTCATAATGATGATTGAACCCTCTTCATCTTCATGAGTTTCTGTTGAAGGTTCATCCTTAGTAATTACAGAAACTATTTCTGAATTTTTACCAGAAATTGTGAAAGGAATCTTTGCAGTGTTAATTTCATAACCGTCAGGTGATTTTGTTTCGATAAAGTAATAGTTTCCCTTATCCAATTTATCAACTGAAAGTTGTCCTTTTTCGTCAGTAGTTAGATTTTTTGCAACGAGAGTACCATCTTCTTTGTATAGACTAAATTCGGCACCCTTTAAAGGTGAATCGTCATCAGCACTTAGCTTAGTTAACAAAACTCCGCCTTTAATATCAACACCGTTACCATTTCCGGAGTTGGTTCCACCTGAGACACTACCAGAAGCATTATCTTGGTTAGTCGTTCCGCCGGTACCAGAACCATTTGTTCCCCAAGTAAAGGAAGCGTTATTCTTAAATTTATGACCATTAGTTGTATTGCCTTCGTCAACTATTTTAGTCTGAAATTTAACAACGTAAAATTGATTCTCTTTTGGTAAATTCGAAATTGTAAATTTATCAGAAATGTTAGCTTCATCAGGATTTACCGTATAACCAGAAATTGGTTTATTTTTGTCGTAGTTATAGAATCCTGGTGAAGAAGTAGACCACTTAGCCTCATAAATATTTAATGAACCTGGAATATAAGTCTGGTCATCATTGATTATTTCTTTGATTTGAAGATTTGGAAATGAGGTACTGTTTCTATTGACCAAAATTGACCATGTTATTATCGAATTTCCATCGGCGTCTTTTTCAATAACACCTCGTTTAGAAAAGTCATCGTCAGAATCAGTGATAGTCATATTATCATGAATATCGCCAATTTGAACATCGTTGTTACCAATAACGTAGTTTTTTCCAACACCAATACCATCAGTAATGTTTAAAGACCCCTCATAATCGGTCTTACCGTCGACATTGTCAAAAGTAACTTTGACATAGCTAACGCCATTATCATCGACACCTAATACAGCATTTCCGATAACATCACCATTATCATCAACAACTTTAAAAGTTTCACCTGGTTTTTTAACTTTTAATTGCTCAGGCAATTCGACTGTCCAAGTATCGCCGTTAGCTAAATCGGGCTGTAAGTCTTTTGAAGACCAATCGAGAGTTAGATTAATGTTACTAGCTGTACCGTAATTCTTTTGCTGAATCGA
Proteins encoded:
- a CDS encoding SpaA isopeptide-forming pilin-related protein — translated: MGKKLRNFLVAFVAALGLVVLAFASQTTTTKAADYTTSAGNNGLLTGMSIQQKNYGTASNINLTLDWSSKDLQPDLANGDTWTVELPEQLKVKKPGETFKVVDDNGDVIGNAVLGVDDNGVSYVKVTFDNVDGKTDYEGSLNITDGIGVGKNYVIGNNDVQIGDIHDNMTITDSDDDFSKRGVIEKDADGNSIITWSILVNRNSTSFPNLQIKEIINDDQTYIPGSLNIYEAKWSTSSPGFYNYDKNKPISGYTVNPDEANISDKFTISNLPKENQFYVVKFQTKIVDEGNTTNGHKFKNNASFTWGTNGSGTGGTTNQDNASGSVSGGTNSGNGNGVDIKGGVLLTKLSADDDSPLKGAEFSLYKEDGTLVAKNLTTDEKGQLSVDKLDKGNYYFIETKSPDGYEINTAKIPFTISGKNSEIVSVITKDEPSTETHEDEEGSIIIMKVDKDTQYRLAGAKFIVKDSDGNEVGTITTDNLGIGHMYNLKQGTYTIQEIDAPAGYELSDTIHTVTIGDNNEDGSFTPDLITFENTKDEDLVFDDSYFVKLHKVDEKDMSTGVPGAEYSLYTAAGEFVEKKVTDENGMITIDGLKPGDYYFVETSAPNGYEINKDKLYFTIESGEQDIQTIQAVDSRTEESGGGGNTTDPEDPDIDEKDDNEEDNEGNPDVDGNGDNGGNEDNNNGNEDNNNGGGIIVDPNHPGSNNNGNNNNNGGIITYPGNNNSTNTNNTLPQTGSKSGLATSLIGLVVLLGTVYFKRRHA